The genomic window TGGCAGGTTGCAAGTTGCAAGTGCGAGGCGCTTCTTACCTTTCACTTTTAACTTCTTTTTGTTTGTTCTTTTTCTTTTTGGGGATATTCTTCTGTTTGTTAATATGCGTCACCAAAAGCGCGATGATTTCATCGAGCAGCTTGTAGCGATAATCGAGGACTTTCTTCGATATTCGCGCTGACGGAGCCGGCGCTGCGAATGAGTTGTTCGGCGACGCTGCGGCCGCGCACGTCTTGCATGAGCTTGCCGCAATCTTCCCAGGCAAAGTCGGCGAGGAGCAAGGCTTTGGGATAAACTTCAAAACGCCACAGCGGATCGTCCGTAATGTTGCTTGGGACTTGAGCGACCCATTCTTCGTAAGTCACGGTTTGCTTCCTTTCGGGTTAAAGGTGCAGGTTGCAAGTTGCAAGTGAGAAGTTGCACTTGCCACTTGCGACTTGCGACTTGCCACTTCTCACTTATTTTTCAACTCCAAATATCTCCTCAGCGTCAGCGGCGGCGGCAGCTTGGGCGGCGGATGTTCTTTGTCGCGCTTTTGCGGGAAGGGCAGGAAGATGCCGTCGTGCAAAAAGATCGCGCCGAGGAATTTGAAGCCTTTGTCGAAGTGGACGATTTTGGTTTTGAGCGGATTGAGGTCGAGCTGCAAGTCTTCGAGCATCATGTCGGTGAGCTCGATGGCGTCTTGGGCGGCGGCTTCGGTTTTGGTTAAAATCAGAAAGTCGTCGGCGTAGCGCACGAGTTTCATTTTGAAGCTGATGAGGGTTTCGTCGAGCTCGTCGAGCAGCAAATTGGCGAGCGGCGGGGAGACAACGGAGCCTTGGGGAATGCCTTTGTCGAGGGTCCAGATTTTTTGGCCGTCGTAAATTTCGGCGCGAATCCATTTTTCGAAGAGACGCAGGATGGCCGGGTCGGGAATGAGTTTTTCGAGCTTGCCGAGCAGAATGCCGTGCGGCACGTTGTCGAAATACGAGGTGATGTCGGCGTCGACGGCGAAGCGATAGCCCTTGTCGCGCCATTCTTTGATGTCCCAGACCGCGGTTTTGACGCCGCGGCCTTCGCGGTAGGCGTGGGAGACGTCTTCGAATTCGGCCTCGAAGATTTCTTTGGTGGCGAGGAAGGCGGCGGTTTGGGCAACGCGGTCTCTCACGGTTGGAACCGAGAGGAAGCGGTGGGACGGTTGGACGGTTTGACCGTTGGACAGTTTAACGGTTGAACGGTCTAACGGTGCAACTGTCGAACGGTTCAATGGTCCAACTGTCGAACGCCCCTTGGGCACGGGAGATCGCAGCAAGGGATAGGGATGGTAGTAGCCGTGCTCGAGGCTGTGGCTGAGGTCGCGGAGGTTGCCGATGAGGTCGAGGCCGAAGCGCTGCAGATTGACGCCATCACTCCCCCGGCAGCCGCCGTTGGCGAGCACGCGCTGCCAGGCGGCATCGAGGTTGGAGATGGTCACGAGTTTTTTGAGTAAGTCGTTCATGGGAATTCAAAAAGCAAACGGCAAGTTGCAAGTTTGCAAGTGGCAGGTAAGAAGTTGCAAGTTAGAATTATCCTCGACTGCGACTTCTCACTTCTTACTTCTCACTCTTCAAAATTCACCAGTGCGGCGCCGTAGTTCTCGTGCGGAATATTGGCGCCGCAGGCGCGAAAATAGTCCAGCCAGAAATCGCGGACGGCAAAGAATTTTTCGCGGGTGGCGGCGTTGGCGCCGATGACGTAGACTTTCACGCCGGTCAAGTCGGCCAGCCGGCGATTTTGCCTTTCGGCGGCGATGATCGCGCGCGTTCTTTCAGGGTTGAGCTTTTCCGTCACAAAGTTGTAGCTTTCCGATTCTTCGATCATGTCGGAGATCAGCACCAGCACTTTGCGTGGTTGTGCAAATGCTTTGAAGATGCGCTCGGCCACGTGCAGGGCGCTCATCACGTCGGTGCGCAGCACTTTGCGCTGTGAGGCCATCAGGGCGGAATCCACAACGGCGCCCAGCGAGTCGCGAATGGTTTTGATTTTTGCTTCAAACTGGCGGAGCTCGCCGCGCTTGATGAGCAGGTTGTCGCTGGAGGGGGTAAAAACCGGGAATTCGCAGCGCAGAATAAGCTCCTGCTCGGCAATGGATTTTTCGGTGATGGGGCAGGCGGCAATCACGTCACCGGGCGCGATACGTGTTTGGATGACGCGAAAGTCTTTGCCATAACGTTGGCGAATCTTCGGGAAATTGGTGGATTCGGAGAAATCGAAGAGCACACAGACGACCTTGGCCGGGCGCTGCTCTGCCTTTTGGCAGGCGCAGAGGCAAAAACAGGCAAAGAGCATAGCACAGAAACGAAAGTTAGGCATTTGGAGCACTCCTTAAGCTTGTTAGACAGTTAGACAGTTGGACGGTTCGACTGTCTAACTGTCCAACGGTCAAACCGTCTAACCGTGAAACCGTCAAACCGATGGCACCTCTTCACACTCCCAGTCCAAGCTCTGCAATGGCGGTGGAATCGTCACGGCCATTGCCGGCTGTTTGAAGCACTCCGGGAATTCATGGCGGACGTCGATATTGGCATCGCGATAGACGGTCACCAAGAGCTCGACGGTTTCTTTGATCTCATTGGCTTTTTGGCAATAGCCTTCATGCTTTTGGGCGCGGTGGTGCCGTTCTTTTTGATAGGCGCTGTCGGCTTTTGCCAGTTGCCGCAAGGCCGCTTCGGCTTCACCGGATTCCTTGCGCAATTTCTTGAGGGCCTCTTTTAAGCGTGCGTGCCGGGTGTTGTAGAGCCGGTGGTTGGGATGGCTGCCTTCGTAGGAGATGACCACGGCCACCAGAAAAAGCGCGATGTTGATGATGATGAAGAGGATGGTGATCTGCAGGGAGGTGAGCGTGATGCCCATCAACTCCTGGGTTTTCGCGGCTTCAAAGAATTTTGCCCGGATGAAGGCAATGGCAGCCAGAACGCCCAGGAGGATGAAGGGAACGATGATGAGGAATCCTTTGTCGACGGAGGACTTGTTTTCTTGGCGCAGGGATTTGCCGAAGAAGTGCGCAGCCAGGGGAATGACCAAGCACATGGCTGAGGCCATGATGTAGGTTTCGATGCGGTCGGCGCCGAAGATGGAGAAGACCAGGCCATTCAGGGGGAATTCGGCGATGCCGATCAGGATCAGCCAAAAGAGCCGCCATCTGGGGTTCAGGGCCGGCATGTCGAGATCTTGAAAATTCTTTTTGGCGGTTTCGTATTCGGGCATGGCTTGCTGGGCCTCGAGGCCTTCCTTTTCGGCGCGCTGCCGGGCGGCGAGGAGCGCTCTCAGGGCCTGGCAATAGCGCGGTTTGAGGCGGATGTCCAGCTTTTTCCATTTGCCGGCAATTTTTGCCACGTCGTTTTGGCCGGCTTTGACCAGGACGGTTTCATATTGTGCGGGCATGGTTTGGTCGGTTTTTGGCTCGGCCGGTTTACTTTTTCGGAAGAAGGGCCAGAATTCCCATTGCCAATTCCGGCCATCTTTCCTGCCGCGCCTCCGTGCTTTCCAGAGGGTGAAGGGCTTCATGGGTGGTATGTCTCCTTTTTAAAAGGCAAAGAGCAAGTTGCAAGTGAGAAGTTGCAAGTAGCAAGCGAGAAAACTGCAAACAGCAAAACAAGCTTATAGACTGGTCAATGGATCTCTTATTTGTTTTTGCTGTTAGGTTTTGATCAGTTCGTAGTTAATGACGATTTCAATCGGGTCACCCGCGCCCACGGGTACCCGACGGTCGCCGCGCATCTCGTAAATCGCCGGAATATACTCCAACGGCCGATCGGGACTGAGACAGGCCAAGATTGCTCCCGCAGAAGCGGGTTTGGTCAAGCCGGTGAAGTCGGTAATTACATCGGACTGGGTGATTCCTTTCGGCAGATGTGAATAGATTTTATCGATAATGGTTTTGCATTCCTGCCAGTCAAATTCATCGTTCAAGACTTCGATGAGAATGTTCTTATCCGGCGCTGCATGCGTTTCACGGAAGTTTTGTGCCAGTTCAAGCGAGCTGGTCGTGGCGATGAGCCAGCAGTGCGCCAATGTCGGCTGGTGGTAAGTGTAGGCTTTAGTTAGTGTGTCTGGCTGACTGACCAAAAAGATGAGTCCCTTGCGCGTTTGGGGATTTGGCCGTCCGGTGATGACAAGCTGTTCCCGCCGCAGCAACCGCAGAATCGATGAAAGCAAGATGGCGGCGCCGATCAACACCGCCATGGTCAGCAGCAAGATTTTGAAATGGGCGAGAGGGAAATCGCCCAGCCAATCTTTCAGCAAATCATACACGCTATTTCCCGCTGCAGCCAGTGCTAAGGAGCCGATCACAAATAGCGGGAAGACACGGGGATCGAAAAATAATTTGAGTACGTCTCTGACGCGGTGCGAACGCATGGTTCATCTCCTCGCCGCGGGATGAATCCCGCAGCTAAAAGGTGAAAGCCACCTGAAGGCGGCTAATGTTGCCGTTTGTTGTTTGCTTTTTGCTGTTTGTATTTTACCTACGCGTTCTTGCCTTCTCCCGCATTTCCTGCAAGTTGATGATTTCCGCGACCTCGAATTGCGGCGGAATACTGCCGGTAATCGGGCGCAAACGAATGCAGGGCGGAAAATATCCCATGCGGCCGTGCAGCTCGGCCAGCAGGGCAACGGCGATGAAGTTGAACGACGGCGGATTGAGCAGAATCGGCTCGTTCTGCCATTGCTGCGGGGTGAGGCCGAGGCCGTCGACCAGCGCCACGATTTGCTCGGGGTAAGGTGTGGCGGCGTCGAAATGCACCGGCACGTTTTTGATTTCTTGAATTTTTTTCCCACTCAACGCTTCGATTTGTTCGAGCTGCGGCGCGGTGAGGGGGTGGGAGAGGTTGAGGAGGGTCATGGTCAAATCCTCGCGTATTTCGGGTTCGTCGCTGCTTGTTTCAGGATGGCACCGATATCACCCAATCTGTCACCGGCGACAACAATGATCTTACGATCATGTGCTTGTTGTAAAAATTTATCATAATTTCCATATTTCTCCACGTCGCTTTCAGTCGTGGGCAAAATGTTGGTCACGAAGAGGCGTGTGGTGAAATCGCCGCCAACCAAGTCGCTCACGGCTCGCAGTTCGTCGAGATATTCGGTTCGGAAGGGATGGGCGGTTTTGCAGGAACAAAGGATTAATTGGCCATGAAACATACAGGCAACATCAATTTCCTTCCTGGCACCGTTGGAGGGAATTTCAACGCTCATGCGGACATCATTAAAAAGCGGCGCGCCAGCATGATCCGAACACGCTTTGACCTGCAAGTAGACGAAAAACTCCAGCCACTTACCATCGAGAAATTTGTAATCATGATCACACGTCAACTGATAGGAAATCCGGCCTTCAGCGTCTTGTTGTAGTGCCTTTATCAATCCCAATTCAGCGAGGCGCTGCAAAACGGCGTAGCTTGGCGGGGTGACCGGCTTTGTCTTTTGGAAAGGAATCGTCCGTTTATCTTTGCCTTGACTCCAGGAGCGAAGATTTGCCAGCGTTTCCACGACGATTGCATCACCTTTTCCGAGATAATCCGCCGCTTCACACGCTTTTTCATAAGATATGGAGAGCGCATGCGGAGCGAAGGTTTCTTCCGCGCGGCGGCCGTAGCAACGCAGATATTGCTCCAAATCAACGCGAATCTCAAGAGTAGTGGCCTGGTTTTCCGGCACAACGTTGCGGATTTTGCCGTTGCTTGAATCGACAAAGATCAGACGCTGGCTCAGTTCACGCGCGACATCCAACGCCGCAAAGCTTGGAATTTTGGGGGCTGAGGTGACGTCGAAAGTGATTACCGCTTTGGGGTGACGCGCAGCAATTTCCCGACACGCTTCACGCCCTTGCTGGAGATCGTATGCATTAATGAAGAGCGGATCATCAGATATTTGCAAATTCACGAACGGCTGCAACGCTTCCTTCGCCAGCTTTCCTTGACCTGGATTATCTTGAGAGACGATAAATTCAACGACGTCCGGCGGCTCCGCCACAATTCCTAAAAGATGAGGAGCAAAGCGGCCACCGATAACAAGGACACGGACATTTTGAGTCATGTCATTTCTCCATTTTTACGGCGCTTGTTCCAACGGTGTCTTTGAATTTTGTCTGAACCAGGCCTGTCCGGGATATTGGGGATCGTTGGGAGAATTTTCATCCCACGTCCAAATTTGTTTGAGATCGTTCAAACAATCTTGCCACTCGGAATAGTGCTGATGAAATTTCGCCCGCCAATTGTTGATTTCAATGGCGAGGGCTGCGCCGGACAAAGTTGTCATTCCGCCACCCAGTTGTGTGTAACGGGCGTTACGATCAATTTTCACCCAACTATCACTGGCTATGGTGATTTGCGCGCTGCCGAGTCCTACCGGTTTTCCCATCCCGATCTTATGGCGCATCTGATCCTCGAGCACAAGCGCAAAAATCAGCAGCGATAACTCTTTTTCATCGAGATTGACATACTCGACTTCGAATTTGAAGCGAGCCGGCGGCACGATCGCTTCGATGGTTTTGTTGTACTGTGTTTGCTGCGTTGTCGTTCGTGCTCCGTTTGGACGATGATAGTAAAATTTGCGGCCGCGTGCAGTATCGAGCTTGTTCGGCAGTCCATAGAAAGCGCGATGGCGTGGCTTCGGCTCCATCAACGCTTCGATGGTCATTTGCCTTGTAGTTATCGTTTCAACGGCGGTGGCGTCGCCAAACATCACTTTGCCAAGATGAACCTCGTCACGCGAAAGCAGGCCAAACAACCGACAGGCGGGACAAGCGTTTTTGGCCTCACTGCAATGCTCAAAACCGCACGGAATTTTATAAAGCTCTTCTTTGCCGAAAGAACGATAGGATAACGAACCCCTGAATAGACGGGTTGGTAAAGTCAGGCAGGAGCCGCTCAGAGCTTCGGCCACGTTGCGAATGACGCCTTTAAGACTCGAGCCGGGCAAAAACGGCTGGCCATCGTCGCCGCACAAAAGCTTCAGCTTTTGATGCTCGCGTTTCTCAACCCGGCCTTGAGTTTCTGGTATGAATAGTGCCGTCAATGCCTGCAGCTCGCAGGTGAAGCGCCCGCTGTGTTCTTGAAATTTGTCGTGGCCGAGCACGTTGCTGCGAATGCCCGGCTTGCCAAAACGCACAAAATTATAGACGTTCATTGTTTGTCCTCCGGTTCGCGTCGTTGCATTTCGATATATCGCCAAAAAACCAAACGGCCGCGTTCGTTCCGATATTCGCGCACGCGCAGCATGACGTTGCGCTTGTCATCTTTGGCGCTGGGTTCGAGACATTCATAATGCAACGTGCGGCCGAGGCGATTATTATTCTCGTCCCATAGAAAATACCATGGCTCTGTATAGTCCCACGCGGTAGAGTCAAGATTGGCTTTTTTATCCTTGAGCTGATCGGGCGGAGGGACTTTTCCTTCTGTGGAGAAAATCGTACGATACTTTCCCTCCAATAGCTCCCAGCGCAACTCGAATTGGGAATCGAACAATTTCCCTTTGGTCCACTTTTTTGCGTCAATCGACTCCGCAGCAGGCTTGGGGAAAGCGATGTCATCAATCCGCTCGAGAATGGCGAATCTTGCTTTCTCTCGCAATGTAGCGATAGCCTGATTGAGTGGCGTTACGTGGTCGAAGTCGGCAGCATAAACTTCTTCTTTCATCTTTTGCCTCCTTGGCGGACGCCGGCAAGACGGTCTTCAAAACTTCGCGCGCGTTCCACCCAAAGCGGTGCAAAAATTTGCCAGGGGAAATCATCCTTTGGGAAAACAGCGGTATGGCGAATGAGATTGGTAGTCACTTTGCCGCCATAGGGCACAAGCACCTCGTCGCTTTTCATCATGCCATAATCCTTGCCATCGAAACGCGCGCCGACACCGGCAATCTTGAGCTGGCCGTCATGCTTTGGCGATTCTCCTAAAAAATGTAAAGTCACTTTTTGCACTTCGCCGACGACCCGACCGAGGCCGCGGCTTTTGCCGGAACCGATACGGATCAAGCCGTCCTTCAGATCTTGCAGCAGAAACCCCAACAGGCCGAGTTGCCAAAGCTCGAAATTTCGCAGATGCAGTGTAGTTGCAAAAACAGCGTCGGTCACAACTTCCAATTCGAATTTAGCGCCGTACGCCGCGCCACCGGTGAAGCGGTCGATGCCGACACCATCCCGTTGCGTCGGCCGCGGCTCTTCTCCGACGGCATACGCATCGGCGAACGCGAGGCGGCCGGCGAAGTAAGTCGAGCCGAAAAGTTTGCAAATCAAACAGGCGTCGCGATACGCTTCAAAACTTTCAGGTTCGCGCTTTTTCTGATCTTTTTGATAATCGAAGCAAGCGCCGCAAGAACGCGACTCGCTATATTTATCGCCAAAGGGATCGCAAGCGACGATAACTTTTGGATTCAACGTCCGCGCAATGCGCTCGGCGTGCGAACGCATCACGCCTTTGAGCGAGGAGCCCGGCAGGTAAATCTGCTCTTTGCCATTATAAAACGTGCGCACCCACGCCATGTCCGGTCCGCTGATTTGCGCGAGACCGGACTTGATGAGCACCGGCCCGTCGGTTTTGATATGCAAGTCGATCAGGCATTCATTGAGCAATTGTTTAAGCATGGCTTAGTCTCCTTGTTTCAAAAGTGTATCCAAGCCTTCTTTTATGAAAGCTTCAAAAGGTTTGGGAGTCATCTTGCCGCTCAACAAATAGTCGCGCAGCATATTCTTGTCCGAGAAATCGACCCATTCGATTTTCGGTTCGTGCAAACGACAGCGTCCAAGGCCACGTGAACGGATGCCGCCGAGCGGTATCATGCCGGCAATCAGCTCTTGCAAAGCGAGGGCGGTCAAACCCAAATCAACCGGCTGAGGATTTTCCAAAGTTATTTTCAGCGCAAAAAAGGTGGAGGGCGGCACAACCTCGAAATCAAATTTGATCTGCGACCGCGCACGTTCGCTGTCGCGGTCGATGCCGACGCCATCGCGCACCTGCGTCACTCCAATCCATAGATCCTCCACCACCGGCGCATCGTGGAAGTGAATCACGGAGGCGAGGGTTGGCGCGCCAAAGGTTTTGCAGACCTGGCAAAGATGGCTATCCAAAATGTGCAGCAAGGTTTCTTCGGAGATTTTGCCTTCGTTATCCAAAGGAGGATTTCCAAGCAATCGCAGCTTCTTTTCCATTTCCCGAATGGCTTTGGGATCGCGACCGACCGCCTCGCGAACGGCTTCATAAGCCTTGAGCTTTTCTTCATTGGGGTTGCTGTTTGACCAAGCTGTCAAACATTTCACCGAAGCATCGGTCAGGCCGCATGCGGTCAGGCCGAGGTTCGGAATGATTTTCTCGACGGCGGCGCGCACCGCGCCTTTGATCGATGAGCCGGGAATAAACGGCAGGCCGGCGCCATCGCGAACGACCGGGCTGTCGGTGCTGGCCGCCGGGTTGCGCCCGCCACCGATGTGCAAGGCCGTCTCGAAAACCAATTGGCCGGTGATGCGGTAGCGGGAACGTAGTTGGGCACGAGAAATAGTCACATTCATTGCGGTTTGCTCCTTCTTCTTGTCATTTTTCTACGAATTTCGGTGATTTCATTTTTTACACTTATAGGCGCATGTTTTTCCAAATCAGCGGCAAATTTCATATCATCATCATTGAAGTCATTCATTTCGAGTTTTTTGCCTAACCAAGTGATATATTTTTTTAGCATTTCATCTCTCAATTCATGGCTGGCATTTCTTTCGGGCCAATCAATTACCCGTTCAATTTCAGTAGGATAGCGATGAATACGTTGTCCCTGAATGACTTTGTCCATTTCTGCATTCAGTCTCATCCAAAGCACTTGCTTGGTTAGGTCATTTGAAAACTCCCATACGCCTTGCAGAAGCATGATAATTCCTGTCGGAGGGGCATATTCTTCTTCCAGAAAAATCGTCAACAAATCTTGAGCAAATTGATTTCTTTCTTCGCTTTTTATCCACCTCGTGATTAAAGGTGAAACTTCCAAATCGTCAGCTTCTTTTGCAAACTCGATAATCTTTTTTCTATCACGGATAGTTTCATCATCAGTTTTGCGGCGTATAATTGGTTGAGCAAGCTCAGCCAATCTGCAAGCCAGTTCTTCGGAAGCAAAAACGCCACTTCCATGAGCAAAAACATTTCGTTCTTTTGAATACCGCCTCGCAACATCAATAATTTCCTGCAGAATCGTCATCCTCGTGCAAGTTTCCAAAAAGTCATCATTCTGGATTCTCCACAGTTCATTAGGAACTGAGCGTTCAGGATATAGTTTTTCGTAATTGAAGGTGAAAAAGCCAGTCCCCATTTTTTCAACGACTAAACGAAGATATCTTTCGATTGCGCACCAAACCATCAAAATAAAAGCGTTATATGATTTCGCATCAAAGCATCGCATAGCTTGTTCCAGATAATCCGAGACATCTTTTTCTTGAGCGCTGTCGAAGATGGCTTTGATGTGTTGTCGATAAGACAAATCTGTCATGGCGAAACCCTCCGCAAAAAAGCTATTGTCGCTTTTGTTCGATTTCCCGCGTCCAGTATAAACTCTGGGCTACAAGATGTTTAACATATTCGATCACCAGTTTGCGAACAATCATATCAACCATTTCCCGATCTTTTGACAGCCTTGGATCAATTTCGGTCAATAGTTTTACTGCTTCCGGTTTTAACTTATCCAAACCCTTGCTCAATTCGATCCAATATTCTTGCACATCTTTCCTGACTGCGCGTTCGGCTTTGCCTGCTTGATGCTCGATGAAATCTTTGATTTCATGATAACTTGAAGCACTGCGTGCTACGTTTACCAAACTATAGAGTTGAGTATTGGTCAAACGGCGAGGCAATAATTCACGAAATCGATCAGCAAAATTTGAAGCTTCTGATTGAAATCTGTCGCTCCAAGCTGCAATCTTTTTTCGCACTGTTATTGTATTTTTCAAGTCACTCATACAGGGCTCCCGGCTTTTTTGTACTCAAAATAAGCAGATAAACGACTCAGAAATTCTCGGCACAAACGCAAGTGTACTTGCCTCGTAAAATCCTCGTCAATAGCATGAGCAAGTTTCAACTCATCCGCAATACGTTTAGCATCGGATTCAAGGCTTTTCAGCTTTCTCAAGAGATCGTGTCCAATCCCGGCTTTGGCCCATCTCTCATTTTTTCCATCCCTTCCCACTCGTAATTTGAGCCAATTGGTGATGTCAGAAATTTTATCTGTTGAGTTTGCAATATTCTCGATGCCACGGACTTGTGTGAGATCGACCGTTGTTGTGCTGAGACGTTCAGCAAATTGCTCCGCTTCTTCAGTAAATTGATCGCTCAGACGCGCAATCATCTGTTCGCGACGCACCCGCAGGGTGGTTTTCTCGATTTTTTCTCTCAAATTTTCCATGATTAAACCTCATGCAGTTGATAGTGAAAGGGGTTGCAAATGCTCAAGCGGCCAAAGCCTTCGGCACGGCGTTCGCCTAAGCCGGTTTTTTCGAGCGCTTCAAGTTTCGGCAAGATTTCGGATTCTTTGCTGGCATCGATCCAGAAAAGCCATACCGAACCACGCGCTAGGGCAACTGAATCCGGTTTGGGCATGCCGAGAACAGCGTTCCATCCCGGCACGGTGACGCTGCCGACATATCGCAGTAACTCATTATCATTGGATAATGTTGGCTCAAAATGTTGCGCGCCAATCTCGCTCAAGATCGGACGCAACAATTTATCGCGCAAACAGAGATGGCTCAAGAGCGAGACGGAAAAATATTTTTCATTTTCGCTCCGAGAAAATTTCTTTGCTGCTCGATTGAAATCTTGCCATCGCATTTGCAGGTTCGGTACCTCCGCAGTCGTCTCTTGCCAGCGCACGATTTCGACTTCACCAAGCCCGCGGCTGCGGCTGTTGCCGAAAGACAAATACTTTTCGCCATCGGCAAGTTTGCGAAGTTTTTCAAATGGGGCAATATCCGCGAGATTGACATGCACGCGACCTTTGAACAAAATATCCTCCGGCTCGCGCTCTACTTTATCACTAGGAAAATGGCGGCCTATAATGGTGTGATGAGAAAAGAGTTGCCCCTGCGCCACGCTGCCGGTGGCGCTGTCGATGGCGGTATTCATGCGCAACCGACTACCCAAATGCAGTTGCTCGATCGGCGTGGAAGAAAGCAAATAGCCGCCAACGCGGTCGAGCTTGCTACCGCATTCGGGACAATCGTGTTCGGCTTTCGTTTCAGCCAGCTCCGGCAGCAGGCTGTCCGTCAAGCTGCGCGGGTGAGAAATGCCGTAACGTTTGCAAGCCCGCGCGCTCAACGGCAGCAGCACGGAATCGGTGTTTTCTCGCGCCGGCCAGAGATCTGGAAAGAAAACCTTATCATCTAGAAAAATCGTTTTGAAGTCGGCATCCACGCCGAAGCGGGAAATATACAGCGCCGCAAAGGCGCCGCGCACCGTGCTGCCGGGAACGTATTCGAGGCTTTCGACGAATTGCCGCTTGGTGCGGGTGCGATGCAAGGCTAAGGGCGCGCAGGCGCGTAATATTAAAGTCAATTCCGTCATCATTGCTTTTTCCCTCCGCTAAAATTGCCAAGCTGATCGATTTTTTTCAACAACGCTTTCCATTCGATGAGGGCATGGTTCGCTTTAACTTGTTCAAGTTCGATAATACAACTACCGCTGCCGCGACTTTTGCCGCCGCCCAAATGCGCGACCATTTTCAGCGCCAAAATTAGAAGCAGCAGCTCATACGACTCCGTCGAATCGCTTGACAGCGGTGTTGCGTCCAGCCTTCCATGAACGCTGCCGTCAAAAACCAATCCTTCCAAAGCCACCTCACTCGTGAACAAATGATCCTCAGCGGCCACACCGCGGCTGCGGCTCAATTGTACCTGCGTGCGTGACGTCATCTGCGCGTTCAGATCGCTCTTGAATACTTGGCGATATCTTTCTGCCAGATGCGCATCTCGCCAATACAATCCGACCAGGCCGTTTTCTAACATTCTGCCGGGCGAACCAAAGGTGCGGCACACGAGACACGTGCTCATCCCCTTATGAGAGGAACACAGACTGTCCGGCCGAACCGACTGGCAGACCTCCAAATTCATTTGCTGCGCGATTTTCCCGGCGGCTTCGCGCGCTTTGCCTTTCAAAGTGGAGGCCGGAATATAAATATAACCATCGGCATCGCGCTCTATCGTGCGGTGCACCAAACCTCGCCGAAAGCCGGTTCCTATCGCAAACGAGCGATTCAGTGCAACGGTAAATCTGATTTCAATAGGTAATAGTGGCATCTTGCTTCTCCTTATTTGATGAAGGGATAAAGCTCGACTAAATCCAACAGCGCGGCACGGCGTGGCACATCCAAGCTTGTCCATGGATACGGCACTTCTTTTTCTTCCAATTTTGTAAAGTCATGCATGAACTCCAACAGGGCAAGGCGCTTCTCCTTTTCCGCGCGCGCGATGATGCGCAAGGTGGTCAGCGTACTTTGGTTGTGTGAAGTTTCAAAAAGGGCTTGATAAATGGCTTGCAAGGCGCTGGTGGAGAAATCGACAGCCTTTAATTGACGAATGTGATGCAGCAGCCGCTCGAGCTCATCGCGCGTGTAGGGTCGGCGATGCGGAACTCCCTGCCGGGCCGAAGACAATTCCATTGCGCTGCTCGTCACGGCTTGGAAATCGATAGCACCAACAGCATACTTCGTTTGCGCAGCAAGACGTTTCGCCGATTTCAATAGTTGTTCCGCCATGGTATGAAGGGCGGGAATGGGATAATTGGCATGCGC from candidate division KSB1 bacterium includes these protein-coding regions:
- a CDS encoding RAMP superfamily CRISPR-associated protein; amino-acid sequence: MPLLPIEIRFTVALNRSFAIGTGFRRGLVHRTIERDADGYIYIPASTLKGKAREAAGKIAQQMNLEVCQSVRPDSLCSSHKGMSTCLVCRTFGSPGRMLENGLVGLYWRDAHLAERYRQVFKSDLNAQMTSRTQVQLSRSRGVAAEDHLFTSEVALEGLVFDGSVHGRLDATPLSSDSTESYELLLLILALKMVAHLGGGKSRGSGSCIIELEQVKANHALIEWKALLKKIDQLGNFSGGKKQ